The Armatimonadota bacterium region GCGGATCATCGAGAAGCATCGCACCGACAGCATCGATTTTGATGTGGTTTCGAACCCAGAGTTCCTGCGAGAAGGCTCCGCCATTTACGACACGCTTTATCCCGATCGAATCGTGATCGGCGCGGACAATCAGCGCGCGGCGCTGCGGATCGTCGAACTCTATGCGCCGCTCGAAAGGCCGATGATCATAACCAACCTGCCGACCGCGGAGATCATCAAGTACGCCTCCAACATCTTCTTGGCCATGAAGATCAGCTTTGTCAACACCATTGCCGACCTGTGCGAGCGCGTAGGCGCGGACATTACGCAAGTGGCCAAGGGCATGGGTGCGGACAGTCGGATCGGCAATCAGTTCTTGCAGGCCGGGCTCGGTTTTGGCGGCTCCTGCTTCCCCAAAGACTTGAAGGCTCTCATTCACTCGGCCGAGATGTTAGGCGTGGACGTTACCTTGATGCGCTCCATATTGGAGATCAACGACCGCCGTCCGGCGGAGTTCGTGGACCGCATGGTGGCGGATATGAACGGCTTGGACGGCAAGACCATAGCCGTGCTAGGGCTGGCCTTTAAGCCCAACACCGACGACGTGCGCGATGCTCGGTCGATCGAGATCATTCGGGAGCTGTTAAAGCGCGGCGCAAAGGTTCGGGCCTATGATCCGGCGGCAACGGTAAATATGCAGGAGATTCTTCCGAAGATTACATATTGTAGAAACTCGTACGACGCGGCGGAAGGCGCAGACGCTCTCGTGCTGATCACCGAGTGGAACGAGTTTAAACAGTTGAACATGGAGCGGATCAAGAAAGTCATGCGGCAGCCGTATCTATTCGATGGGCGGAACATCTACGATCCGGTGCGCATGAGCAAGATCGGATTCCATTATCGCGGCATTGGGCGGCTCGCAGACGCACCTATACACGCCCACGCCGTGCAGCACATTTAGGGAGGCATCAGATGTCTTTTTTTCAGCGCTTCTTTGGGCAAGGTCGCAGTCCGGCCTACGATGAGGGGATCAAGCTTTTTGACGCTCAGCGCTTCTCGGACGCGCTGCCGCTGTTCCAACAGGCTGCATCGGAAGCCAAGGATCGCATGGTGGCCAAATTAGCCCGATTCTATGTGGCCGAGACGCATACGCACCTGGGGCAGACTTGCTTTAAGCACGGACAGTACGATCAGGCGGAGAAGCACTTCCTGCAAGCGCTGGAGATTCAGCCTCAATACGCCGACCTGCACTTTCAGCGCGCCGATGCCCTGAGGCGACTGAAGCGGTTTGAGGACGCTCAAACCCACCTGAACGAAGCGCTGAGCATCAATCCGCAGTTTGCCAAGGCGATGCTTTGCGACGCATTGCTAAAGTACGAGTCGGGCGATCGAGAGACTGGCCTTCAGCGTCTGTACGAGGCGATGGCGGTCGAGCCTTCGTTTAAGAACGGCCGATTCTCCGAGGCGCTTTCGTTGCACGAGGCAGATCGGTACGAAGAAGCCCTCTCCGTTTTCGAGACCATCCCGTGCGCCGCGGCGGACGACGCTCTGGTCCATGCCCAGCGAGGCGATGCTTTCTACCGTCAGCGCAACTTCGAAGAGGCGGCGGACGAATATCGGCGCGCCTTGGCGCTGAGCCCCGACTATGCCGACATTCGCAATCACTACGGCATGGCGCTGGCCGCGCTGGGAAAGGAGCTCGAGGCGATTGCTGAGTTTGAGCGGGCGGTCGAGATCAACCCGAAATTTGTGGACGCGCGCCTCAACCTGGCTATCACCCTTCGCGATCAGGGTAGACTCGAGGAGGCGAAGAGGCACTTCGAGGTCGTGTTAGAGCTCGAGCCGGACAATCCGCTCGCTCGGCACAATTTAGACTCCTTCGCCGCCTGAAGGAGGAACATGCTCGACGTTAAGACAGCCCAGTCGGTCGGCGAGATCGACCAGCAATGGGTGATGGGGACCTATTTGCGCCAGGCGCCGCTCTTTGTGAGGGGCGAGGGTGCTCGCCTTTACGACTCCGAAGGCAAGGAATATCTCGATTTCATTGCCGGAGTCGCCGTCTGCAGCATCGGCCACTGTCACCCAAGATTGGTCGATGCGATCTCGCGCCAAGCCGCAACCCTGATGCACGTCAGCAATCTCTATCTGACGGAGCCCCAGGCGAAATTGGCGGAAAAACTCTGCGCCATATCGGGCATGGACAAGGTCTTCTACGTTAACAGCGGCGCAGAGGCCGTGGAGACCTCTATCAAGATCGCGCGCAAACACGCCCAGACCCGGAGCATCGAGGAGCCGGAGATCATCGCCTTTCACGGCGCGTTTCATGGTCGATCCATGGGCGCGCTGTCGGCAACCGCGCAGCCCAAGTATCAGGACCCTTTCAAGCCGTTGCTTCCAGGCTTTCGATACGTCGATCCGAACGACGCCCGCGCATTGAACGAGGCTTTCAATGCCAATACCTGCGCGGTTTTGGTCGAGCCGATCCAAGGAGAGAGCGGGGTCAGGCCGATCAACCCGCTAATCCTGCACGAGGCCCGCGCACTGTGCGACAAGCATGGGGCGCTGCTGATTTTGGACGAGATTCAATGCGGGATGGGGCGCACCGGTCGATGGTTCGTTTGCCAAAAGTTAGGCATAGCGCCTGACTTAATGACGGTGGCCAAGGGCTTGGGAGGGGGATTCCCGATCGGCGCCTGCTTGGCGAGAGGAGAAGTTGCCGATCTGCTGAAGCCGGGAGAGCACGGCTCGACCTTTGGCGGCAACGCGCTGGCCTGTACAGCGGCTCTGGCGGTCATTGAGACTATCGAGCAAGAGAACCTGCTTGTCAGCGCAGAACGAGTCGGCCATGAGCTTCAATCGGGGCTCAAAAAGCTGACAGCGGCTGGCTTGCCCATATCGCAGGTGCGCGGCGCCGGGCTTCTCATTGGCATCGGTCTTACTCGCCCGATTGCTAAAGCCGTCTGCAAGGCTGCGTTAGAGCGCGGATTATTGGTGAATCCGGTCGGCGAGGATACGATTCGCATGGCGCCGCCGCTGATCATAACCGAGCGCGATGTCGCTCAAGCGATGGACATTCTGCAGGCGGCGTTCTCCGCGGTTTCTGATTGAATCAATCGGGCCATTTTAAAAGCAGCCTGACGCGGACCCTTGTCAACGGGTCGCTCGTCGCGTAAAAATCGATCTCGACCAGATTGCCGAGCGGTTCGGTGTCCGATGGATAAACCGCTTTGACATAAATCGTCTGGCTTTCGCCGGGGCTCAGCGATCGAGCAGGGTTGGGCGAAATGCTGACCAGCCAGCCCGAGTTGGCCGCTTGCGCCGCATAGTGGGCCGGCTCGCGCGCCGTGTTGGCAAGTTGTAGCGCGATTTCGCCTCGAGATTTTTTTATAATCTGGACTTCGGCCGATGACGGTTGCACAACGAGGCCGGGATTGGATTGTCGAACGACCTCGGCGCTGTTGGGCGCGCTCCAGACGTTTGCCGCCAAAGTCGCATCGCCCTTTAGATAAAGATTGAAAAACTCGGTCAGAAGCCTGCGCGTTATTTGAAGCTGAACCGCTCTTGAGAGCGGGCCGCTGTCGCATCCAAACGAAGAAGAATCCTCAAACCCGCAGTGCCATCCGCCTTGAATGACGGGCAGCGTCTTTGGCGCAAAACCCGCGTCGTACATTCTTTGTCCGTTGGTCGAGACGGGCACAATGGTGTCGCTGCTTCCCGAAATGAGGCTCACGGGCGCGCGAATGCCCGGCATGGCCGCAATCGCAGAGGGGTTCGTCTCCGCGGCGGCGAGGTTGGCAACCGCGCGAATCCGAGAGTCGCCCGATGCCGCCAATAGGCTGCATCCTCCGCCCATCGAGTGTCCGCTCAATCCGAATCGGTCGATCGCTAACTGGCCGAAAAGCCACGATGCGGGGTTGCCGTTTTGTTGCTCCAACCAAGTCAAACATAGCCGCATGTCGTTTGCAAAGTTCGCATGGCTTGGGAAGAGCGAGCCTTCCGACTCGGAGGCGATTACGAAATAGCCGTGCGTCGCCAGATGCTCCAAAGTCGATTGATATCTTGTAACCGGTTGCAAAAAACCGTGGCCGAACGAAATCGCCGGGTAGGGCGCGCCGTCCGACCGATACGCAGCGCCGGACCCCCTGGCGAGAGCCGGGTAGAACAGGTAGGCGGAAAATGTGGTCGAATTGGGGCGGGCGACGGAGACTCTCTGCCATCCGGCCGCGTAAGGGCCTGGCTGCGAGAGATCGGCCCAAGAGACGGCGGGCAACAGAGCAGCGAGCAGAAGAAGAACTCTCATAGGCAGATTATAGCCTTAGATTGGAACCAAAAGCGGCCAAGGATGGTATAATTATGTTGCGGGGGCGTCAGGGTTCGACAGAGACGCTTCAGGCGCAGGTTGCGAGCCGAGGCGCCGCTGGCCTCGTAAAAAAGCGGCAAACAAGAAGTGCGAATAACTATGCACTCGCTGCCTAATTAAGGCAGCCGTCTCGCTGTGCCCCGGTCGGCCGGGTACGGCTCAGGCGTGAAAAAGGTCGACTTGCTTCCAAAGGCTCGGCTCTTGGCCCAGGAAGGAGATCAAGAGGGCTGGCGACGCAAAGCCCCGTTCGTCGGGACAGCGGCGCGAGACAATAAAGGCGATCTACGCTCGTAGAGGCTTGCGAATCTGACGGCTTTGGAAGGGGGTTCAATTCCCCCCGCCTCCACCAATCTTCCGCCTTTACATCCGGCAGATTACGTCCAGTACCACGTCG contains the following coding sequences:
- a CDS encoding tetratricopeptide repeat protein; this translates as MSFFQRFFGQGRSPAYDEGIKLFDAQRFSDALPLFQQAASEAKDRMVAKLARFYVAETHTHLGQTCFKHGQYDQAEKHFLQALEIQPQYADLHFQRADALRRLKRFEDAQTHLNEALSINPQFAKAMLCDALLKYESGDRETGLQRLYEAMAVEPSFKNGRFSEALSLHEADRYEEALSVFETIPCAAADDALVHAQRGDAFYRQRNFEEAADEYRRALALSPDYADIRNHYGMALAALGKELEAIAEFERAVEINPKFVDARLNLAITLRDQGRLEEAKRHFEVVLELEPDNPLARHNLDSFAA
- a CDS encoding UDP-glucose/GDP-mannose dehydrogenase family protein, whose amino-acid sequence is MNIAVLGSGYVGLVTGVVFADLGNDVWCVDTDPAKVEAINAGRAPFFEPSIEEFLQRNLAEGRLRATTDVDGAVAKSSVVFITVGTPPRDTGEPDLRYVEEAAATIGRNLNDYKIIVTKSTVPVGTGDYVRRIIEKHRTDSIDFDVVSNPEFLREGSAIYDTLYPDRIVIGADNQRAALRIVELYAPLERPMIITNLPTAEIIKYASNIFLAMKISFVNTIADLCERVGADITQVAKGMGADSRIGNQFLQAGLGFGGSCFPKDLKALIHSAEMLGVDVTLMRSILEINDRRPAEFVDRMVADMNGLDGKTIAVLGLAFKPNTDDVRDARSIEIIRELLKRGAKVRAYDPAATVNMQEILPKITYCRNSYDAAEGADALVLITEWNEFKQLNMERIKKVMRQPYLFDGRNIYDPVRMSKIGFHYRGIGRLADAPIHAHAVQHI
- a CDS encoding alpha/beta hydrolase is translated as MRVLLLLAALLPAVSWADLSQPGPYAAGWQRVSVARPNSTTFSAYLFYPALARGSGAAYRSDGAPYPAISFGHGFLQPVTRYQSTLEHLATHGYFVIASESEGSLFPSHANFANDMRLCLTWLEQQNGNPASWLFGQLAIDRFGLSGHSMGGGCSLLAASGDSRIRAVANLAAAETNPSAIAAMPGIRAPVSLISGSSDTIVPVSTNGQRMYDAGFAPKTLPVIQGGWHCGFEDSSSFGCDSGPLSRAVQLQITRRLLTEFFNLYLKGDATLAANVWSAPNSAEVVRQSNPGLVVQPSSAEVQIIKKSRGEIALQLANTAREPAHYAAQAANSGWLVSISPNPARSLSPGESQTIYVKAVYPSDTEPLGNLVEIDFYATSDPLTRVRVRLLLKWPD
- a CDS encoding acetylornithine transaminase, translated to MLDVKTAQSVGEIDQQWVMGTYLRQAPLFVRGEGARLYDSEGKEYLDFIAGVAVCSIGHCHPRLVDAISRQAATLMHVSNLYLTEPQAKLAEKLCAISGMDKVFYVNSGAEAVETSIKIARKHAQTRSIEEPEIIAFHGAFHGRSMGALSATAQPKYQDPFKPLLPGFRYVDPNDARALNEAFNANTCAVLVEPIQGESGVRPINPLILHEARALCDKHGALLILDEIQCGMGRTGRWFVCQKLGIAPDLMTVAKGLGGGFPIGACLARGEVADLLKPGEHGSTFGGNALACTAALAVIETIEQENLLVSAERVGHELQSGLKKLTAAGLPISQVRGAGLLIGIGLTRPIAKAVCKAALERGLLVNPVGEDTIRMAPPLIITERDVAQAMDILQAAFSAVSD